The Acipenser ruthenus chromosome 25, fAciRut3.2 maternal haplotype, whole genome shotgun sequence genome has a window encoding:
- the LOC117413753 gene encoding protein SAND-like, translating to MAADVHNRKVTWEIQNGSLAPVDNQRSESPTPGLVEGTEPGAGQENAMFVHTQSFEDLTADSEEAADRDGQTESTSELSHDISQLSTQEGDQSGEGLDAEPRQEGQPSRRVDEDDVTSETWRQRRKHVFVLSEAGKPIYSRYGTEEALSSTMGVMVALVCFVEAEKNVIKSIHADGYKVVFLRKSPLVLVGVARTRQSEQELSRELLYIYYQIVSLLTLTQLNHVFERKQNYDLRRLLVGSEHLTDNLLNLLDRDPGFLLCAVTCLPLPSSTRDVISSSLQAAKAKNLVFSILLAGNRLVSLVRKKDQYLHHMDLHLLFNLVNSSSSFREGEGWTPICLPKFNPAGFFHAHISYLESVSDLCLILVSTDREDFFNLSDCKRRFLERLRRRSAYITLQEALQAPVYSATQVGIPELRHFIYKSKSSGLYTSPELPVPYLAEEEQERLMGLYQYLHSRVHHPKRQLHSIYHCGERENLLAWVTSGFELYLCFSPLGTKALAMTAITKLLKWIRKEEDRLFILNPQTY from the exons ATGGCTGCTGACGTCCATAACAGAAAGGTGACCTGGGAGATCCAGAATGGATCCTTGGCTCCTGTGGACAATCAAAGGAGCGAGAGCCCCACTCCAGGGCTAGTGGAGGGGACAGAGCCAG gtgCTGGGCAGGAGAACGCCATGTTCGTCCACACCCAGTCCTTCGAGGATCTCACTGCAGACAGTGAGGAAGCAGCCGACAGAGACGGCCAAACAGAATCCACCTCTGAGCTGAGCCATGACATCAGCCAGCTAAGCACACAGGAAGGGGACCAGTCAGGGGAGGGGTTAGATGCTGAGCCAAGGCAAGAAGGCCAGCCCAGCAGGAGGGTGGATGAGGATGACGTGACCAGCGAGACATGGAGACAGAGAAGGAAACACGTCTTTGTGCTGAGCGAGGCGGGGAAGCCGATCTACTCCCGATACGGAACAGAGGAGGCGCTGTCCAGCACGATGGGGGTGATGGTGGCACTGGTGTGTTTTGTGGAAGCTGAGAAGAATGTCATTAAGTCGATTCATGCAG ATGGCTACAAGGTAGTGTTCCTGCGCAAGAGCCCGCTTGTCCTGGTGGGGGTGGCCCGGACGAGACAGTCGGAGCAGGAGCTGTCCCGAGAACTGCTCTACATCTACTACCAGATTGTGAGCCTGCTCACCCTCACGCAGCTCAACCACGTCTTCGAGCGGAAGCAGAACTATGACCTACGGCGACTGCTGGTCGGCTCTGAGCACCTCACAGACAACCTCCTGAATCTGCTGGACAGAGATCCAGGCTTCCTTCTGTGTGCGGTCACCTGCTtgcccctcccctcctccaccagAGATGTGATCAGCTCCAGCCTCCAGGCAGCCAAAGCCAAGAACCTGGTCTTCTCCATCCTGCTGGCGGGGAACCGCCTGGTGTCTCTGGTGAGAAAGAAGGACCAGTATCTCCACCACATGGACCTCCACCTCCTCTTCAACCTGGTGAACTCCTCCAGCTCCTTCCGTGAGGGCGAGGGCTGGACGCCCATCTGTCTTCCCAAATTCAACCCAGCCGGCTTTTTCCACGCCCACATCTCCTACCTGGAGTCGGTCTCTGACCTCTGCCTCATCCTGGTCTCCACTGACCGCGAGGACTTCTTCAACCTGTCTGACTGCAAGCGCCGCTTCCTGGAGCGTCTCCGCCGCCGCAGTGCCTACATCACCCTGCAGGAGGCACTGCAGGCCCCTGTCTACTCTGCCACTCAGGTGGGCATCCCCGAACTGAGGCACTTTATCTACAAGTCCAAGAGTTCTGGGCTCTACACCAG cccTGAGCTGCCCGTCCCCTACCTGGCTGAGGAGGAGCAGGAGAGGCTGATGGGCCTGTACCAGTACCTGCATAGTCGCGTCCACCACCCCAAGCGCCAGCTGCACTCCATCTACCACTGCGGAGAAAGAGAGAACTTGCTGGCTTGG GTGACCAGTGGCTTTGAGCTGTACCTGTGTTTTAGCCCTTTGGGGACCAAGGCACTGGCCATGACTGCCATTACCAAGCTCTTAAAATGGATTAGAAAAGAGGAAGATCGCCTCTTCATCCTCAACCCACAGACATACTGA